In Staphylococcus lloydii, the following proteins share a genomic window:
- a CDS encoding aldo/keto reductase: protein MSNDIYYLNNGYPMPKIGLGVYKITDEEMEVAVHSALEAGYRAFDTAYFYGNEQALGQALRNADIDREDLFITSKLWNDYQGYDSTKAYFNKTLKNLDTDYLDLYLIHWPCEEDGLFIESYKAMEELYEEGKIRAIGVCNFEQHHLETLMNETKVTPAVNQIEVHPYFDQHELQEYCDDKDIAVTAWMPLMRNKGLLVHPTIVNIAKAYDKTPAQIVLRWHLAHNRLVIPKSKNPARIKENYNILDFNLELTDIAEIDSLNKDQRQGKNPNEVQIGTLQ, encoded by the coding sequence ATGAGTAATGACATATATTATTTAAATAATGGTTATCCTATGCCTAAAATTGGCTTAGGTGTATATAAAATCACCGATGAGGAGATGGAAGTAGCTGTCCATAGTGCATTAGAAGCTGGTTATCGTGCTTTTGATACTGCTTATTTTTATGGTAATGAACAGGCTCTAGGCCAAGCTTTACGTAATGCAGATATCGATAGAGAAGACTTATTTATAACCTCTAAACTATGGAATGATTATCAAGGTTACGACAGTACCAAAGCATACTTTAATAAAACTTTGAAAAATTTAGACACAGATTATCTAGATTTATATTTAATTCATTGGCCGTGTGAAGAAGATGGATTATTTATTGAAAGTTACAAAGCGATGGAAGAGTTGTATGAAGAAGGAAAGATAAGAGCGATAGGCGTATGTAATTTCGAACAGCATCATTTAGAAACATTAATGAATGAAACTAAAGTTACGCCAGCAGTGAATCAGATTGAAGTACATCCTTATTTTGATCAACATGAGTTACAAGAATATTGTGATGATAAAGATATTGCAGTAACAGCTTGGATGCCTCTAATGAGAAATAAAGGTTTGTTAGTCCACCCGACAATTGTCAATATTGCTAAAGCATATGACAAGACACCCGCTCAAATTGTACTTAGGTGGCATTTAGCACATAATAGATTGGTTATACCGAAATCAAAAAACCCAGCGCGTATTAAAGAAAATTATAATATTTTAGATTTTAATTTGGAATTAACAGATATTGCAGAAATTGATAGTTTAAATAAGGATCAGCGCCAAGGTAAGAATCCTAACGAAGTCCAAATCGGCACTTTACAATAA
- a CDS encoding allophanate hydrolase subunit 1 yields the protein MKIYSQGDQAIVVSIEKKVSKDLTEDLLALKSYLLERNFPFITEIVPTESDMMICYDARSMIKHHHIQSPFQYMKDLVYSIRLEIVHDDTPEGITNIPVVYGGEYGPDLEPLLQYYGIDLETFISRHTNCTYFVSTMGYSPGFPYLTGMDERLFVNHTGKQKSFIPAGAVIIEGKKTGINTTDTYGDWLVIGYTPETLFNPEKDDFTKLALGDNVRFIPCKEDDIDLGGFKPCQS from the coding sequence ATGAAAATATATAGTCAAGGGGATCAAGCTATAGTAGTGTCTATAGAGAAAAAGGTCTCAAAGGATTTAACTGAAGACTTATTAGCATTAAAGTCCTATCTTTTAGAACGCAATTTCCCATTTATAACAGAAATTGTGCCAACTGAATCAGATATGATGATTTGTTATGATGCGCGTAGTATGATTAAGCATCACCATATTCAATCACCTTTTCAATATATGAAAGATTTAGTTTATTCAATTAGGTTAGAAATTGTTCACGATGATACACCTGAAGGAATAACTAACATTCCAGTTGTTTATGGTGGTGAATATGGGCCTGATTTAGAACCACTATTGCAATACTATGGTATTGATTTAGAAACTTTTATTAGCCGACATACAAATTGTACATATTTTGTATCTACGATGGGATATTCTCCAGGGTTCCCTTATTTAACAGGCATGGATGAACGCTTATTTGTTAATCATACGGGGAAACAGAAATCCTTTATTCCAGCAGGCGCTGTTATTATTGAAGGGAAAAAGACTGGCATCAATACGACTGATACATATGGAGACTGGCTTGTTATTGGTTATACTCCAGAAACTTTATTTAATCCAGAGAAAGATGATTTTACTAAGCTTGCACTTGGCGATAATGTAAGATTTATACCTTGTAAGGAAGATGACATAGATTTAGGAGGCTTCAAACCATGTCAATCATAA
- the queC gene encoding 7-cyano-7-deazaguanine synthase QueC, with translation MTEQLLDKNKAIVVFSGGQDSTTCLFWAKKHFDEVELVTFKYGQRHAQEIEVAQAIADEQQLKHHVLDMSLLSQLTPNALTDPNMAIEANDDDIPNTFVPARNLLFLSFAGALAYQLNAKNIITGVCETDFSGYPDCRDSFVKSMNVTLNLSMDKNFVIHTPLMWLDKKETWALSDDLGVLDYIRERTLTCYNGIIGDGCGTCPACKLRARGLNNYLVEKGANN, from the coding sequence ATGACCGAACAATTACTTGATAAAAATAAAGCCATTGTAGTGTTTAGTGGTGGCCAAGATAGTACGACATGCTTATTTTGGGCAAAGAAACATTTTGATGAAGTTGAATTAGTAACTTTTAAATACGGGCAAAGACATGCTCAAGAAATCGAAGTTGCACAAGCTATAGCCGATGAACAACAGCTTAAACACCATGTACTTGATATGTCTTTATTATCTCAATTAACACCTAATGCTTTAACAGACCCTAATATGGCTATTGAAGCAAACGACGATGACATACCAAATACGTTTGTCCCTGCACGTAATTTATTATTTTTATCATTTGCTGGTGCCTTAGCTTATCAACTTAATGCGAAAAACATCATCACTGGCGTATGCGAAACAGATTTTTCTGGTTATCCAGATTGTCGTGATAGCTTTGTTAAATCTATGAATGTTACTTTAAATTTATCAATGGATAAAAACTTTGTCATTCACACACCATTGATGTGGTTAGATAAAAAAGAAACTTGGGCATTAAGCGATGATTTAGGTGTATTAGATTACATTAGAGAACGCACTCTAACATGTTATAACGGCATTATCGGCGATGGATGCGGCACATGCCCGGCATGTAAGTTACGTGCACGTGGTTTAAACAACTATTTGGTCGAAAAAGGAGCGAATAACTAA
- a CDS encoding GlsB/YeaQ/YmgE family stress response membrane protein, protein MGFILMLIVGGLIGWIAGGILGKDIPGGILGNIIAGIVGSALGSWLLGDWGWHLGGIAIFPALIGTIILVAVASFILGKLRKK, encoded by the coding sequence ATGGGCTTTATTCTCATGTTAATCGTCGGTGGTTTAATAGGTTGGATTGCTGGCGGAATTTTAGGCAAAGATATTCCTGGAGGTATTCTTGGTAATATAATTGCTGGTATTGTAGGTTCAGCTTTAGGTTCTTGGTTACTAGGCGATTGGGGTTGGCATTTAGGTGGCATTGCTATCTTCCCAGCACTGATTGGTACAATTATTCTAGTAGCTGTTGCGTCATTTATTTTAGGTAAATTGCGTAAAAAATAA
- the queE gene encoding 7-carboxy-7-deazaguanine synthase QueE: protein MAKIPVLEIFGPTIQGEGRVIGRKTMFVRTAGCDYRCSWCDSSFTWDGSAKEDIRMMTAEEIYAELYEIGGDMFNHVTISGGNPALIKGIQELVDLFETKNIYSALETQGSKFQPWMTQIDDLTISPKPPSSKMKPNLFVLDEVIAQCKHDTLNLKVVIFDDEDYDFAKMIHHRYPSIPFYLQVGNPYLDGEHVAQHTEKLLSLYEDLVTRVMESSDMNNVYVLPQLHTLLWSNKKGV, encoded by the coding sequence ATGGCTAAAATTCCTGTTCTAGAAATATTTGGACCTACGATTCAAGGCGAAGGCCGGGTAATCGGGCGTAAGACGATGTTTGTAAGAACGGCTGGTTGCGATTATCGTTGTAGTTGGTGTGATTCTAGTTTCACTTGGGACGGCAGCGCTAAAGAAGATATTCGTATGATGACTGCCGAAGAAATTTATGCAGAACTTTATGAAATTGGTGGTGACATGTTCAATCATGTCACTATTTCAGGAGGCAATCCTGCACTTATTAAAGGGATTCAAGAACTCGTGGATTTGTTTGAGACAAAAAATATTTATAGCGCATTAGAAACGCAAGGTAGTAAGTTCCAACCATGGATGACACAAATCGATGACTTAACTATCAGTCCCAAGCCTCCTAGTTCTAAAATGAAACCTAATTTATTCGTCTTAGACGAAGTAATCGCGCAATGTAAACACGACACTTTAAATTTAAAAGTAGTTATATTTGATGATGAAGATTATGACTTTGCCAAAATGATTCATCATCGCTACCCATCAATCCCTTTTTATCTACAAGTGGGCAACCCATATTTAGATGGTGAGCACGTAGCGCAACATACTGAAAAACTTTTATCGTTATATGAAGATCTTGTCACTCGCGTCATGGAAAGTAGCGATATGAACAATGTATATGTTTTACCACAACTTCATACATTATTGTGGAGTAATAAAAAAGGGGTATAA
- a CDS encoding aminotransferase class IV, producing the protein MKLFETMRLENNEIQRLALHKERIQNSCKSLGINFDEKQWDNKIAQILENYPNQRKRLKIMIDQQGDLSFEIVELPDKQYFTARLVNLDNAVNEQNLIHKTTNREHLQHDHSTDLILLHDDKGKILEFDIGNIMIEEDNQYYTPEFEHDLLRGTMRRTLIEQGSLEIKNYDVTTFVRKLQNNEIKVFLLNSLREVADVEIYL; encoded by the coding sequence ATGAAATTATTTGAAACGATGAGGCTCGAAAACAATGAAATTCAACGCTTAGCATTACATAAAGAAAGAATTCAAAATTCTTGTAAGTCATTGGGTATCAATTTCGATGAAAAGCAATGGGACAATAAGATTGCGCAAATTTTAGAAAACTATCCAAATCAACGTAAAAGATTAAAAATTATGATAGATCAACAAGGGGATTTATCATTTGAAATCGTAGAACTACCTGACAAACAATACTTTACTGCGCGTTTAGTCAACTTAGATAATGCAGTTAATGAACAAAACCTCATTCATAAAACAACAAATCGAGAGCATTTACAACACGATCATTCAACGGATCTTATTTTATTACATGATGACAAAGGTAAAATTTTAGAATTTGATATTGGTAATATAATGATAGAAGAAGACAATCAATATTATACGCCAGAATTCGAACATGATTTATTGCGTGGCACGATGAGGAGAACTTTAATAGAACAAGGTTCGTTAGAAATTAAAAATTATGATGTGACTACTTTTGTACGTAAACTACAAAATAATGAGATTAAAGTTTTTCTATTAAATAGTTTACGTGAGGTTGCCGATGTAGAAATTTATCTATAG
- a CDS encoding anthranilate synthase component II, with amino-acid sequence MIIVIDNKDSFTYNLVDYTKNMSQQPVKVIDVDQVDIRALQYLKPEAIIISPGPGKPSDYPILSQVITTFASSTPILGVCLGFQLIVEYYGGKIIKSGKPVHGHVTSLTHTNSGIFKGLNQNFQVMRYHSLIAHTPSLPSELNIVAYNEEQIIMAVEHERLPIYGVQYHPESILSQHGHKQLQLFLAKAGEHCDYPI; translated from the coding sequence ATGATTATCGTCATCGACAATAAAGATTCATTTACATATAATCTTGTTGATTATACAAAAAATATGTCGCAGCAACCAGTCAAGGTCATTGATGTGGATCAAGTTGATATAAGGGCATTACAATACTTAAAACCTGAAGCAATTATTATCTCACCAGGACCAGGCAAACCAAGTGATTATCCAATATTGAGCCAAGTAATAACAACATTCGCTTCATCTACACCTATCCTTGGTGTTTGCTTAGGTTTTCAATTAATAGTTGAATATTATGGCGGTAAAATAATTAAAAGTGGCAAACCCGTGCATGGACATGTAACGTCTTTAACACATACAAACAGTGGTATTTTTAAAGGTTTAAATCAAAATTTTCAAGTTATGCGATATCATTCATTAATCGCACATACGCCATCACTACCATCAGAGTTAAATATTGTAGCTTATAATGAAGAACAAATTATTATGGCAGTTGAGCATGAACGATTGCCCATATATGGTGTCCAATATCATCCTGAATCAATTTTAAGTCAGCATGGTCATAAACAGTTACAATTATTTTTAGCGAAAGCAGGTGAGCACTGTGACTATCCAATTTAA
- the queD gene encoding 6-carboxytetrahydropterin synthase QueD: protein MFQQNYPQVNHNYVFELNKDFNFSAAHYIPSEDAGKCMRTHGHTYFVNLTIAGDELDHNGFLVNFSDLKKLVHGSFDHQLLNELPMFKGKSPSTEVVAQTIYEIIQNNLDARSNKPHCLQVYVRETPTSYVVYRPKEHQNG, encoded by the coding sequence ATGTTTCAACAAAACTATCCTCAAGTAAATCATAACTACGTATTTGAATTGAATAAGGACTTTAATTTTTCAGCTGCCCATTATATTCCAAGTGAAGACGCAGGAAAATGTATGCGCACGCACGGGCATACTTATTTTGTAAACTTAACAATAGCTGGTGATGAACTTGACCACAACGGTTTTTTAGTTAATTTTAGTGATTTAAAAAAACTTGTTCACGGTTCATTCGATCATCAATTATTAAATGAATTACCAATGTTCAAAGGGAAAAGCCCTTCAACTGAAGTGGTGGCGCAAACGATTTATGAAATAATTCAAAACAACTTAGACGCTCGCTCAAACAAGCCTCACTGTCTACAAGTATATGTTCGTGAAACACCGACGAGTTATGTGGTCTATCGACCAAAGGAGCATCAAAATGGCTAA
- a CDS encoding glycosyltransferase family 2 protein, producing MDVRVIVPCYNEGDVIVQTYERLTEVLAQDSERRQYNYEVLFVDDGSKDSTINFIQDIATRDQHIKFISFSRNFGKESAMLAGYQYSTDCDAVIMIDADLQHPPEFIPQMIEGYLDGYDQVIAKRNREGEKKSRKLLTRSYYKLINYFVDINLEDGVGDFRLLSNRAVKSIASLEEYNRFSKGLYEWIGYNTKVFTYENVEREEGQSKWSFGNLLNYGIDGLISFNNKPLRVLIYLGFFVSFISLLYIIYIFCGILIDGIDTPGYFSTIAAILLLGGIQLMSIGIIGEYIGRIYYEVKQRPKYIVLATNVNDNSKDDDQMGTDYTHDLEATVRRQSNKATINNK from the coding sequence ATGGATGTTAGGGTTATTGTACCTTGTTATAACGAAGGTGATGTTATTGTACAAACCTATGAGCGATTAACTGAAGTGTTAGCGCAAGATAGTGAACGTCGACAATATAATTATGAAGTGCTATTTGTCGATGATGGTAGTAAAGATTCTACTATAAATTTTATTCAAGATATTGCCACTAGAGATCAGCATATCAAATTTATTTCTTTTAGTAGAAATTTTGGTAAAGAGTCTGCCATGCTTGCAGGGTATCAATATAGTACTGACTGTGATGCTGTGATTATGATAGATGCGGATTTACAACATCCGCCTGAATTCATACCTCAAATGATAGAAGGTTATTTGGATGGCTACGACCAAGTCATTGCTAAACGTAATCGCGAAGGTGAGAAAAAATCGAGGAAATTACTGACACGTAGCTATTATAAATTAATTAATTACTTTGTAGATATTAATCTTGAAGATGGCGTCGGTGATTTCAGATTGTTAAGTAATAGGGCAGTAAAATCTATTGCTTCATTAGAAGAATATAATCGTTTTTCTAAAGGATTATATGAATGGATTGGTTATAATACAAAAGTTTTCACATATGAAAATGTAGAGCGAGAAGAAGGCCAATCAAAATGGTCGTTTGGTAATTTATTAAATTATGGCATTGATGGACTTATTTCTTTTAACAATAAGCCTTTAAGAGTGTTAATATATTTAGGTTTCTTCGTCTCTTTTATTAGTCTGTTATATATAATATATATATTTTGTGGTATTTTGATTGATGGCATAGATACACCAGGTTATTTCTCGACTATCGCTGCAATTTTACTTCTTGGTGGTATTCAGCTCATGTCTATCGGTATCATTGGAGAATATATTGGACGTATTTATTATGAAGTTAAACAAAGACCGAAATATATCGTGCTAGCAACGAATGTTAATGATAATTCTAAAGATGACGACCAAATGGGTACGGACTATACACACGACCTGGAAGCAACTGTCAGACGCCAGTCTAACAAGGCGACAATCAATAATAAATAA
- a CDS encoding chorismate-binding protein: protein MTIQFNYRYMTGEDDFETYHIECTDYSAKKIAWTLGEVGAVVSFAETMQSQGKYVTLYLPYEAAKYFNEDMAVVNVQAPYIYAAAYVFDSVTQVTEYAACEYDKCHHFQFTQSNAILTKNIERIQQEIINGNTYQVNYTTRLTDSIRRPIYDLYRQLQLSNNGNYSVMIDTDELKIASASPELFFQQGPFKNSDNVIVSKPMKGTIARGVTPTDDQKQYDTLAQSEKDKAENVMIVDLLRNDIARITATNSVNVSKLFHIEKYDTVFQMTSMVTGQLAETTSLNKILASLFPCGSITGAPKMNTMKFIQSLEQVPRHGYCGTIGLLLPSGKSIFNVPIRTIQYIDEQAIYGVGAGITIDSNADKEIVEFNDKVKILECL from the coding sequence GTGACTATCCAATTTAATTACCGTTATATGACTGGTGAAGATGATTTTGAAACTTATCATATCGAGTGTACAGATTATAGTGCTAAAAAAATAGCTTGGACTTTAGGTGAGGTAGGCGCAGTAGTGTCGTTTGCTGAAACGATGCAAAGCCAAGGTAAATATGTAACGCTCTATTTACCATATGAAGCGGCTAAATATTTTAATGAAGATATGGCAGTCGTGAATGTGCAAGCGCCATATATTTATGCAGCTGCTTACGTGTTTGATTCAGTAACACAAGTAACTGAATATGCAGCGTGTGAGTATGATAAATGTCATCATTTCCAATTTACACAATCCAATGCAATATTAACGAAGAATATTGAACGTATACAGCAAGAAATTATTAACGGTAATACGTATCAAGTTAATTATACTACAAGGTTAACAGACAGTATTCGACGACCTATTTATGATTTATATCGACAATTGCAGCTTTCTAATAATGGAAACTATTCGGTAATGATAGATACTGACGAATTAAAAATTGCTTCGGCTTCACCGGAATTATTCTTCCAACAAGGCCCTTTTAAAAATAGCGACAATGTCATTGTTAGTAAACCTATGAAGGGGACAATAGCACGAGGCGTTACACCTACTGACGATCAAAAGCAATATGATACCTTGGCCCAATCTGAGAAAGATAAAGCCGAAAACGTGATGATTGTAGACTTATTAAGAAATGATATTGCACGTATCACAGCAACCAATAGCGTGAATGTTTCCAAATTATTTCATATTGAAAAATATGATACAGTATTTCAGATGACATCTATGGTAACGGGCCAACTTGCTGAAACAACGTCATTAAATAAAATATTGGCATCGCTCTTCCCGTGTGGCTCAATTACTGGTGCACCTAAAATGAATACAATGAAATTTATTCAATCATTAGAGCAAGTACCGAGACATGGTTATTGTGGAACGATTGGATTGCTATTGCCTAGTGGCAAATCAATTTTCAATGTACCTATTCGTACGATTCAATATATAGACGAACAAGCAATTTATGGTGTTGGTGCTGGTATAACGATAGATTCGAATGCAGATAAAGAAATAGTAGAATTCAACGACAAAGTAAAAATATTGGAGTGCTTATAA
- a CDS encoding hemolysin family protein, whose product MNLVIFFLLIALTTVFVGSEFALVKVRSTRIEQLASEGNGNAKVVKKMIGNLDYYLSACQLGITVTSLGLGWLGEPTFDKLLHPLFALLHLPEPITTTISFIIAFIVVTYLHVVLGELAPKTLAIQYTENLALVYSRPLYYFGIVMKPLIWLMNGSARVIIRMLGVNPDANNDAMSEEEIKIIINNSYNGGEINQTELAYMQNIFSFDERHAKDIMVPRTQMITMNEPFNVDELLETIKEYQFTRYPITEDGDKDHVKGFINVKEFLTEYASGKTIKISNFVHELPMISETTRISDALVRMQREHVHISLIIDEYGGTAGILTMEDILEEIVGEIRDEFDDDEVNDIVKKDDKTYQINGRVLLDDLNEQFDIEFKDSEDIDTIGGWLQAHNTNLQQKDYVDTEFDRWIISEIENHQIISVILKIEYNKERVAVTDNEEESETD is encoded by the coding sequence ATGAATTTAGTAATATTTTTTCTTTTAATTGCATTGACTACAGTATTCGTAGGATCGGAATTTGCGTTAGTTAAAGTGAGATCAACAAGAATTGAACAATTAGCATCAGAAGGTAATGGTAATGCTAAAGTTGTGAAAAAAATGATTGGTAATTTAGATTATTACTTATCAGCTTGTCAACTTGGTATTACTGTAACATCACTTGGATTAGGTTGGTTAGGTGAACCGACTTTTGATAAATTGTTACATCCATTATTTGCATTATTACATTTACCTGAACCCATAACTACGACAATTTCGTTTATTATCGCATTTATTGTCGTAACATATTTACACGTTGTATTAGGTGAATTAGCACCTAAAACATTAGCAATTCAATACACTGAAAACTTAGCGCTTGTTTATTCACGACCACTTTATTATTTTGGTATCGTGATGAAGCCGTTAATTTGGTTAATGAATGGTTCTGCACGTGTGATTATACGTATGCTTGGTGTCAATCCTGATGCAAATAATGACGCGATGTCAGAAGAAGAAATTAAAATTATTATCAACAATAGTTATAACGGTGGAGAAATAAACCAAACAGAATTGGCTTATATGCAAAATATTTTTTCATTTGATGAACGCCATGCGAAAGATATTATGGTACCTAGAACGCAAATGATAACTATGAATGAGCCGTTCAATGTTGATGAATTATTAGAAACGATAAAAGAATATCAGTTCACACGTTATCCGATTACTGAAGATGGTGATAAAGACCATGTCAAAGGCTTTATAAATGTTAAAGAGTTTTTAACAGAATACGCTTCAGGAAAAACTATAAAAATAAGCAACTTTGTACATGAATTACCAATGATTTCAGAAACGACACGTATCAGTGATGCTTTAGTTAGAATGCAACGTGAGCACGTTCATATCAGTTTAATTATTGATGAATATGGTGGCACGGCAGGTATTCTGACAATGGAAGATATCCTAGAAGAGATTGTCGGGGAAATACGTGATGAGTTTGACGACGACGAAGTAAACGATATCGTTAAAAAAGACGATAAGACATATCAAATAAATGGTCGAGTATTGTTAGATGATTTAAATGAACAATTCGACATTGAATTTAAAGATTCTGAAGATATTGATACAATTGGTGGTTGGTTACAAGCACATAATACAAATTTACAACAAAAAGATTATGTTGATACCGAATTCGATCGCTGGATTATTTCAGAAATTGAAAATCATCAGATTATCTCAGTAATATTAAAAATCGAATATAATAAAGAACGCGTTGCTGTTACTGATAATGAAGAAGAATCAGAGACAGACTAA
- a CDS encoding biotin-dependent carboxyltransferase family protein, translated as MSIIIEDEGLFSSFQDFGRQGYEDRGVIPGGALDTLSHEIANRLVANDKHEATLEMTNRMARIRFTEPTLIALSGGTFKATTDDLTVLPNKLYLMLKGDVLRFVETQRTSRVYLAVGGGFELDEWLGSTATDFKAKIGGFHGRSLKKGDEINMKRNYSKRHHKLFENLEQTRQTNWGIDGYALSFNYMSDVFHVIKNKGTEDFDQDALHRFTLSEYKVTSKANRVGMLVEGQSVKAYYEDMPLHQSVKRGTIQVKRDGTPIILLNDHYTLGSYPQIGTIATYHLTKLGQKHQSEKLKFQFIDVETAEENLIKFNNWLNQLFHGIEYRMQLEMQK; from the coding sequence ATGTCAATCATAATAGAGGACGAAGGATTATTTTCAAGCTTTCAAGACTTTGGTAGACAAGGTTATGAAGACCGAGGTGTTATTCCGGGCGGTGCGCTAGACACATTGTCCCACGAAATTGCTAATCGACTTGTAGCAAATGATAAACATGAAGCAACGCTTGAAATGACTAATAGAATGGCACGCATACGTTTTACTGAACCTACACTTATAGCATTAAGCGGTGGGACATTTAAAGCGACGACTGATGATTTAACCGTGTTGCCAAATAAATTATACTTAATGTTAAAAGGCGATGTTTTACGTTTTGTTGAGACGCAACGTACATCGAGAGTTTATTTAGCTGTAGGTGGCGGATTTGAATTAGATGAATGGTTAGGTTCAACTGCCACAGATTTCAAAGCCAAAATTGGTGGATTCCACGGACGAAGCTTGAAAAAAGGTGACGAGATTAATATGAAACGTAATTATTCTAAACGTCATCACAAGTTGTTTGAGAATTTAGAACAAACGAGACAAACAAATTGGGGCATAGACGGTTATGCATTGTCATTTAATTATATGTCTGATGTTTTTCACGTTATAAAAAATAAAGGCACTGAAGATTTTGACCAAGATGCATTACATCGTTTCACGTTGAGTGAATACAAAGTTACAAGTAAAGCCAATAGGGTTGGCATGTTAGTTGAAGGACAATCTGTTAAAGCGTATTACGAAGATATGCCTTTGCATCAATCTGTTAAACGTGGCACGATACAAGTCAAAAGAGATGGCACACCCATCATTTTATTAAATGACCATTACACGTTAGGCAGCTATCCTCAAATAGGAACGATAGCAACTTATCATCTAACTAAATTAGGTCAAAAACATCAAAGCGAAAAATTAAAATTCCAATTTATCGATGTGGAAACGGCAGAAGAAAATTTAATTAAGTTTAATAATTGGTTGAATCAATTATTCCACGGTATAGAATATAGAATGCAACTTGAAATGCAAAAATAA